In the Oceanithermus desulfurans genome, one interval contains:
- the glyA gene encoding serine hydroxymethyltransferase, giving the protein MSPRDETVFQLIELEARRQAEGLELIASENFTSAQVREAVGSVLTNKYAEGYPGRRYYGGCEVVDRVETLAIERARELFGAEWANVQPHSGSQANMAVYFTLMEPGDTLLGMDLAAGGHLTHGSRVNFSGKLYRVVSYGVNPESEQIDYDEVERLAREHKPRVIVAGASAYPRVIDFERFRRIADAAGAYLVVDMAHFAGLVAAGVHPNPVPHADVVTSTTHKTLRGPRGGLILSRDPKLGKKIDKTIFPGIQGGPLEHVIAGKAVAFFEAMQPEFATYARTVVENARALARELSGRGYRIVSGGTDNHLFLVDLRPAGLTGAEAEERLGRAGITVNKNGIPFDPQPPRVTSGIRVGTAAITTRGFQPGEMAQVAEFMDAALRETRPAEELREGVRAFALAHPMP; this is encoded by the coding sequence ATGAGCCCCCGAGACGAAACCGTGTTCCAGCTCATCGAGCTCGAGGCGCGCCGCCAGGCGGAAGGCCTCGAGCTCATCGCCAGCGAGAACTTCACCAGCGCCCAGGTACGCGAGGCCGTGGGCAGCGTCCTCACCAACAAGTACGCCGAGGGTTACCCCGGCCGCCGCTACTACGGCGGCTGCGAGGTGGTGGACCGCGTCGAGACCCTGGCCATCGAGCGTGCGCGCGAGCTCTTCGGCGCCGAGTGGGCCAACGTGCAGCCGCACTCGGGCTCGCAGGCCAACATGGCCGTCTACTTCACCCTGATGGAGCCGGGCGACACCCTGCTGGGCATGGACCTGGCCGCGGGCGGGCACCTCACCCACGGCTCGCGGGTGAACTTCTCGGGCAAGCTCTACCGGGTGGTGAGCTACGGGGTGAACCCCGAAAGCGAGCAGATCGACTACGACGAGGTCGAACGGCTGGCCCGCGAGCACAAGCCGCGGGTCATCGTCGCCGGGGCCAGCGCCTACCCGCGGGTGATCGACTTCGAACGTTTCCGCCGCATCGCCGACGCGGCGGGCGCCTACCTGGTCGTGGACATGGCCCACTTCGCCGGGCTGGTGGCCGCCGGCGTCCACCCCAACCCGGTGCCCCACGCCGACGTGGTGACGAGCACCACCCACAAGACGCTGCGCGGCCCCCGCGGCGGCCTCATCCTCTCGCGCGACCCCAAGCTGGGCAAGAAGATCGACAAGACCATCTTCCCGGGCATTCAGGGAGGGCCGCTCGAGCACGTGATCGCCGGCAAGGCCGTGGCCTTCTTCGAGGCCATGCAGCCCGAGTTCGCGACCTACGCCCGCACCGTCGTCGAAAACGCCCGGGCGCTCGCCCGCGAGCTCTCAGGGCGCGGCTACCGCATCGTCTCGGGCGGCACCGACAACCACCTCTTCCTGGTGGACCTGCGCCCCGCGGGCCTGACCGGCGCCGAGGCCGAGGAACGCCTGGGCCGCGCCGGCATCACCGTCAACAAGAACGGCATCCCCTTCGACCCCCAACCGCCGCGCGTCACCAGCGGCATCCGCGTGGGCACCGCGGCGATCACCACCCGCGGTTTTCAGCCGGGCGAGATGGCCCAGGTGGCCGAGTTCATGGACGCCGCGCTGCGCGAAACCCGGCCCGCCGAGGAGCTGCGTGAAGGGGTGCGCGCCTTCGCCCTGGCGCACCCGATGCCTTAG
- the coaBC gene encoding bifunctional phosphopantothenoylcysteine decarboxylase/phosphopantothenate--cysteine ligase CoaBC: MSRSASGRVVVAAGGGVAAMKTPFLLRRLRDAGFEVRAIASDRALAFTTETALAVAAGGPVATEARWFAAEGDALHLDLARWADLLVVAPATAAGLARAAAGLAEDLTTATILGGARRVLWAPAMNPEMWQHPATRANVERLRSWGHAFVGPEHGALAAVGEGEGLGRMSEPETIVEHVRYHLTPKDLEGYTVLVTAGPTREYFDPVRFISNPSSGKMGYAVAEAARDRGARVLLVSGPTALPEPWGVEVVHVERAEEMYAAVLERFPETDAVVMAAAVADWRPARTADEKTPKQEGANVVELAPTPDILAELGRRKSPRQVLVGFAMETRAGRERARAKLERKNLDLIALNFPTRAGSAFGGDHNEVELLFPDGRVEATGRVTKRSVAERILDHVRELLIAKEAERDAQ, encoded by the coding sequence GTGAGCCGCAGCGCGTCGGGACGGGTCGTGGTCGCCGCCGGAGGAGGCGTGGCGGCGATGAAGACGCCGTTCTTGTTGCGCCGTCTGCGCGATGCGGGGTTCGAGGTGCGCGCCATCGCCAGCGACCGCGCCCTCGCCTTCACCACCGAGACCGCCCTGGCCGTGGCCGCCGGCGGCCCGGTGGCCACCGAGGCGCGCTGGTTCGCCGCGGAGGGGGACGCGCTCCACCTCGACCTGGCGCGCTGGGCCGACCTGCTCGTCGTCGCCCCCGCCACGGCGGCGGGGCTGGCGCGGGCGGCCGCGGGCCTGGCCGAGGACCTGACCACGGCCACGATCCTGGGCGGCGCCCGCCGGGTGCTCTGGGCCCCGGCGATGAACCCGGAGATGTGGCAGCACCCCGCCACCCGGGCCAACGTCGAACGCCTGCGCTCCTGGGGCCACGCCTTCGTGGGCCCCGAACACGGCGCGCTGGCCGCGGTGGGTGAGGGCGAGGGCCTGGGCCGCATGAGCGAGCCCGAGACGATCGTCGAGCACGTGCGCTACCATCTCACCCCCAAGGACCTCGAGGGCTACACCGTGCTGGTGACGGCGGGCCCCACCCGCGAGTACTTCGACCCGGTGCGCTTCATCTCGAACCCCTCCTCCGGCAAGATGGGTTACGCCGTCGCCGAGGCCGCACGCGACCGCGGCGCCCGCGTGCTGCTGGTCAGCGGCCCCACGGCGCTGCCCGAGCCCTGGGGGGTCGAGGTCGTGCACGTCGAGCGGGCCGAGGAGATGTACGCGGCGGTGCTCGAGCGTTTTCCCGAAACCGACGCGGTGGTCATGGCCGCGGCCGTCGCCGACTGGCGCCCCGCACGAACCGCCGACGAGAAAACCCCGAAGCAGGAGGGGGCAAACGTCGTCGAGCTCGCCCCCACCCCCGACATCCTCGCCGAGCTGGGTCGGCGCAAGTCCCCGCGGCAGGTGCTCGTCGGCTTCGCCATGGAGACCCGCGCCGGGCGCGAGCGCGCCCGCGCCAAGCTGGAACGCAAGAACCTGGACCTGATCGCCCTCAACTTCCCCACCCGGGCCGGCAGCGCCTTCGGCGGGGACCACAACGAGGTCGAACTCCTCTTCCCCGACGGCCGCGTCGAGGCGACCGGGCGCGTCACCAAGCGCAGCGTCGCCGAGCGCATCCTCGACCACGTCCGCGAGCTGCTGATCGCAAAGGAGGCCGAACGCGATGCCCAATAA
- a CDS encoding TetR/AcrR family transcriptional regulator — MQGLRERQKQRRRERILRTAVELFKERGFQQTTAVDIAKASHVSRGTFFNYYPYKEAVLLDYGAELLELAWGEAKAALERGVPPVEVLEAFWNRLAELSERELGRELLSHLAYELVNPDPERAHAAYEALPLAQFVAEILRPLARAGRLRTDLSLDRMANSIADAFLLAVLRWAGHTPDRSLAGELQKFLTIVLEGVLARP; from the coding sequence ATGCAGGGCCTTCGGGAACGCCAAAAACAGCGCCGCCGCGAGCGGATCCTGCGCACCGCCGTCGAGCTCTTCAAGGAACGCGGCTTTCAGCAGACCACCGCGGTGGACATCGCCAAGGCCAGCCACGTTTCCCGCGGCACCTTCTTCAACTACTACCCCTACAAGGAGGCGGTGCTGCTCGACTACGGCGCCGAACTGCTGGAGCTCGCCTGGGGCGAGGCCAAGGCCGCGCTCGAGCGCGGCGTTCCTCCGGTGGAGGTGCTCGAGGCCTTCTGGAACCGCCTGGCCGAGCTGAGCGAGCGGGAGCTGGGGCGCGAGCTGCTCTCGCACCTGGCCTACGAGCTGGTCAACCCCGACCCCGAGCGGGCGCACGCCGCCTACGAAGCCCTGCCCCTGGCCCAGTTCGTCGCCGAGATCCTGCGCCCCCTGGCCCGCGCCGGGCGGCTGCGCACCGACCTCTCCCTCGACCGCATGGCCAACTCGATCGCCGACGCCTTCCTGCTCGCGGTGCTGCGCTGGGCGGGGCACACCCCCGACCGCAGCCTCGCCGGCGAGCTGCAGAAGTTCCTGACCATCGTCCTCGAGGGCGTGCTCGCCCGTCCGTGA
- the thrB gene encoding homoserine kinase: MERVHVPATLANLGSGFDALGVALALYLEAEAEPAERDRFHYSGEGYVPDTPDNLVHQAFRAAFARAGEAAPAVEIRLFNPIPLARGLGSSAAARVAGAALADRLLDGRLGREGVFAVAAELEGHPDNVAPAVFGGFQLALARPLTHVPLAHPEGLRFVVAVPGQPLATAQARAALPAEVPHADARYNLARAALWAAALAQGRLELLAEAARDRLHQPYRLELMPGAAEALEAAYAAGALAAFVAGAGPSVAALTDAAAPGVVRALADYAGPEGRLLTLSIGGGLTWKAT, encoded by the coding sequence ATGGAGCGCGTCCACGTCCCCGCCACGCTCGCCAACCTCGGCAGCGGATTCGATGCGCTCGGGGTCGCGCTCGCGCTCTACCTGGAAGCCGAGGCCGAGCCCGCGGAACGCGACCGCTTCCACTACAGCGGCGAGGGCTACGTCCCCGACACCCCCGACAACCTGGTGCACCAGGCCTTTCGCGCGGCCTTCGCCCGCGCCGGCGAGGCCGCGCCGGCCGTCGAGATCCGCCTCTTCAACCCCATCCCGCTGGCGCGCGGCCTCGGCTCGAGCGCCGCGGCGCGCGTCGCCGGTGCGGCGCTGGCCGACCGCCTGCTGGACGGGCGCCTCGGCCGGGAGGGCGTCTTCGCGGTGGCCGCCGAGCTCGAAGGCCACCCCGACAACGTCGCGCCCGCGGTCTTCGGCGGCTTTCAGCTCGCCCTCGCCCGGCCGCTGACCCACGTCCCGCTGGCGCACCCCGAGGGGCTGCGCTTCGTCGTGGCCGTGCCCGGCCAGCCGCTGGCCACCGCCCAGGCGCGCGCCGCGCTGCCCGCAGAGGTGCCCCACGCCGACGCCCGCTACAACCTGGCGCGCGCCGCGCTGTGGGCCGCGGCGCTGGCTCAGGGGCGGCTCGAGCTGCTCGCCGAGGCGGCCCGCGACCGGCTGCACCAGCCCTACCGCCTCGAGCTGATGCCGGGAGCCGCCGAGGCGCTCGAGGCCGCCTACGCCGCGGGGGCGCTCGCCGCCTTCGTGGCGGGCGCCGGGCCCAGCGTGGCGGCGCTGACCGACGCGGCCGCGCCCGGGGTGGTTCGGGCGCTCGCGGACTACGCCGGACCCGAGGGACGGCTGCTGACCCTTAGCATAGGAGGGGGGCTGACGTGGAAGGCAACCTGA
- the der gene encoding ribosome biogenesis GTPase Der, translating into MRKVVIVGRPNVGKSSLYNRLLGRRDAVVADEAGVTRDLKEAVVETERGRFKLVDTGGLWSGDAWEPKIKAKVDRALEEADLVLFLVDGRAELAQADYEVADYLRRKNKPVRLVATKVDHPKHEAYLGELYALGFGDPIPTSVEHRRGLEELEDAIWAALPTEEGETEVEVPPIRIAIIGRPNAGKSSLLNAILGEDRVIVSDQPGTTRDSIDVELDYGGTRFVLVDTAGIRKRPETAVEHFAIQRAHRVIQEADVVVLAVDPFELGDRELKMANEALDAGKPVILAVTKWDAVPKEERREVRAQIREKLAHLEHLPAVYTSAATGQNIHKIFQLATRLYHKARERFDTADLNRWVQLWLTKTRVPNFRGRPLKIFFVTQPEVAPPLFVFFVNQPDFVTRAFENFIKNRIREDLDLREVPFKLAWRGRKPRS; encoded by the coding sequence ATGCGCAAGGTCGTCATCGTCGGTCGCCCCAACGTGGGCAAATCCAGCCTCTACAACCGCCTCCTCGGCCGCCGCGACGCGGTGGTGGCCGACGAAGCCGGCGTGACCCGCGACCTCAAGGAGGCCGTGGTCGAGACCGAACGGGGCCGGTTCAAACTGGTCGACACCGGCGGCCTCTGGTCGGGCGACGCCTGGGAGCCCAAGATCAAGGCGAAGGTGGACCGGGCGCTCGAGGAAGCCGACCTGGTCCTCTTCCTGGTGGACGGCCGCGCCGAGCTGGCCCAGGCCGACTACGAGGTGGCCGACTACCTGCGCCGCAAGAACAAGCCGGTGCGGCTGGTGGCCACCAAGGTGGACCATCCCAAGCACGAGGCCTACCTGGGTGAGCTCTACGCCCTCGGCTTCGGCGATCCCATCCCCACCTCGGTGGAGCACCGCCGCGGCCTGGAGGAGCTCGAGGACGCCATCTGGGCGGCCCTCCCGACCGAGGAGGGCGAGACCGAGGTCGAGGTCCCGCCCATCCGCATCGCCATCATCGGCCGCCCCAACGCCGGCAAGTCGAGCCTGCTCAACGCCATCCTGGGCGAGGACCGGGTCATCGTCTCCGATCAGCCGGGCACCACCCGCGACAGCATCGACGTCGAGCTCGACTACGGGGGCACCCGCTTCGTGCTGGTCGATACCGCCGGCATCCGCAAGCGACCCGAGACCGCGGTGGAGCACTTCGCCATTCAGCGCGCCCACCGGGTGATCCAGGAGGCCGACGTGGTGGTGCTGGCCGTGGACCCCTTCGAGCTGGGCGACCGCGAGCTGAAGATGGCGAACGAGGCCCTGGACGCCGGCAAGCCGGTCATCCTGGCCGTCACCAAGTGGGACGCCGTACCCAAAGAGGAACGGCGCGAAGTGCGGGCGCAGATCCGCGAGAAGCTCGCCCACCTCGAGCACCTGCCCGCGGTCTACACCTCGGCGGCGACCGGCCAGAACATCCACAAGATCTTCCAGCTGGCGACGCGGCTCTACCACAAGGCGCGCGAGCGCTTCGACACCGCCGACCTCAACCGCTGGGTGCAGCTCTGGCTCACCAAGACCCGCGTGCCCAACTTCCGCGGCCGCCCCCTCAAGATCTTCTTCGTGACCCAGCCCGAGGTGGCCCCGCCGCTCTTCGTCTTC
- a CDS encoding methylated-DNA--[protein]-cysteine S-methyltransferase — protein MNLAWAFLETPIGLLRVEASAAGLTRVHLAGAPQNEAEGPGWAHVTRFLDFAERYFAGEPVGYAGALDLSGATPQQAALWRYVQSIPYGRTQSYAQVGRALGLHPRAVGAGMRAVPWLLAVPAHRVIHADGRVGGFAGMEGVKAWLLAFEGVNPA, from the coding sequence GTGAACCTCGCCTGGGCCTTTCTGGAAACCCCGATTGGGCTGTTGCGCGTCGAGGCCAGCGCCGCGGGGCTGACGCGGGTGCACCTCGCGGGAGCGCCCCAAAACGAGGCGGAAGGCCCCGGCTGGGCGCACGTGACGCGGTTCCTGGACTTCGCGGAGCGCTACTTCGCGGGCGAACCCGTCGGCTACGCCGGAGCCCTCGACCTGAGCGGGGCCACGCCGCAGCAGGCGGCCCTGTGGCGCTACGTGCAGTCCATCCCCTACGGCCGCACCCAAAGCTACGCCCAGGTGGGGCGGGCGCTGGGGCTGCACCCCCGGGCCGTCGGAGCCGGGATGCGTGCCGTTCCCTGGCTGCTGGCCGTCCCCGCGCACCGGGTGATCCACGCCGACGGGCGCGTGGGCGGCTTCGCGGGGATGGAAGGGGTCAAGGCCTGGCTGCTCGCCTTCGAAGGCGTCAATCCGGCGTAA
- a CDS encoding MarC family protein, producing MTLLAAKALLTLFVVMDPVGLAPVFVALAGGRPAADQVRMARRAVRVAGGVLLAFALFGPALLEYLGISLDAFRVAGGLLLLKIAVDMVFAHRERETDEEKAEASLREDISVFPLAIPLLAGPGAMTSVMILTAESRSVPGGFFVVLGAVVVVLLLAYAALVLAARLARLLGRTGVNVVTRVLGVLLSALAVQYIADGVIDFLALAVG from the coding sequence GTGACCCTGCTGGCGGCCAAGGCGCTGCTCACCCTCTTCGTCGTCATGGACCCGGTGGGGCTGGCGCCGGTCTTCGTCGCGCTCGCCGGCGGCCGCCCCGCCGCGGACCAGGTGCGCATGGCCCGGCGCGCCGTCCGGGTGGCCGGCGGGGTGCTGCTGGCCTTCGCCCTCTTCGGGCCGGCGCTGCTCGAGTACCTGGGGATCAGCCTCGACGCCTTCCGGGTGGCGGGCGGTCTGCTGCTGTTGAAGATCGCCGTGGACATGGTCTTCGCTCACCGCGAGCGCGAGACCGACGAGGAAAAGGCCGAGGCCAGCCTGCGCGAGGACATCAGCGTCTTCCCGCTGGCCATCCCGCTGCTGGCGGGGCCCGGCGCCATGACCAGCGTGATGATCCTCACCGCGGAGTCCCGCAGCGTCCCCGGCGGCTTCTTCGTCGTGCTGGGCGCGGTGGTGGTCGTGCTGCTGCTCGCCTACGCGGCGCTGGTGCTCGCCGCCCGCCTGGCGCGGCTGCTGGGGCGGACCGGCGTCAACGTCGTGACCCGGGTGCTGGGCGTGCTCCTCTCCGCCCTCGCCGTGCAGTACATCGCCGATGGCGTCATCGACTTCCTGGCCCTGGCGGTAGGCTAA
- a CDS encoding GNAT family N-acetyltransferase: MPEPVRAEPPADAAVELCICCDAETLERHPFHPELDVFRPPERQHEALVRLVRSGEGCVSAAFAEGTTVAYVALQKPEHFERWSCDPTCRIWELGAVEVAPAWRGRGLARRLLEQTFATGFFDDKVVIAQLLSWHYDTERTGVSPFTYREALIRLYRKVGFRVWRTDDPEIAGRIENALMARIGPEAPPETVERFHQLRLKGTAPWDFPF; encoded by the coding sequence GTGCCGGAGCCCGTGCGCGCCGAGCCGCCCGCGGACGCCGCGGTCGAGCTGTGCATCTGCTGCGACGCCGAGACGCTCGAGCGTCACCCCTTCCATCCCGAACTCGACGTCTTCCGCCCGCCCGAACGGCAGCACGAAGCCCTGGTCAGGCTTGTCCGCTCCGGGGAGGGGTGCGTCAGCGCGGCCTTCGCGGAGGGGACCACGGTCGCCTACGTGGCCCTGCAGAAGCCCGAACACTTCGAGCGCTGGAGCTGCGATCCGACCTGCCGCATCTGGGAGCTCGGAGCCGTCGAGGTGGCCCCGGCGTGGCGCGGCCGGGGGCTCGCCCGGCGGCTGCTGGAGCAGACCTTCGCGACGGGCTTCTTCGACGACAAGGTGGTGATCGCCCAGCTGCTCTCCTGGCACTACGACACCGAGCGCACCGGCGTGAGCCCCTTCACCTACCGCGAGGCGCTGATCCGCCTCTACCGCAAGGTGGGCTTTCGCGTCTGGCGCACCGACGATCCCGAGATCGCGGGCCGCATCGAGAACGCGCTGATGGCGCGCATCGGGCCGGAGGCCCCGCCCGAGACCGTCGAGCGGTTTCACCAGCTGCGCCTCAAGGGCACCGCCCCCTGGGACTTCCCCTTTTAG
- a CDS encoding acetoin utilization protein AcuC — protein sequence MVPVVYRPEYLTYDFGPQHPFSPQRLAMLVELLAELDPAWGPVAAVQARREDVLTVHAERFVRRVEAASRGVPPDDLDDYGLGTSDTPVFPGMDAAARWLVGGTLTGARLVSGGTARRVLQLGGGLHHAQFDRASGFCVYNDLAVAIHHFLEAGMRVLYVDVDVHHGDGVQWIFYKDPRVLTLSLHESGRYLFPGTGGVFELGQGGGTGYSWNLPLEPYTGDACYLEAFERVFEKALAWFLPDVILVQAGADAHFLDPLADLMLTTQAYERIFNRVLEGAEQYTEGRVLFTLGGGYSFDAAVRVWALLYFLLKGQRLPERLPEGWRERWGERLGQTLSAELHDAHGPPLVPRRPEIERYNRSNVDRLLDVVSKYLTPD from the coding sequence ATGGTCCCGGTAGTCTACAGGCCCGAATACCTGACCTACGACTTCGGGCCGCAGCACCCCTTCAGCCCCCAGCGGCTCGCCATGCTGGTCGAGCTGCTCGCGGAGCTCGACCCCGCCTGGGGCCCGGTCGCGGCCGTCCAGGCGCGGCGCGAGGACGTGCTCACGGTGCACGCCGAGCGGTTCGTGCGCCGGGTGGAGGCGGCGAGCCGGGGGGTGCCCCCCGACGACCTGGACGACTACGGCCTGGGCACCAGCGACACCCCGGTCTTTCCCGGAATGGACGCCGCGGCGCGCTGGCTGGTGGGGGGAACGCTCACCGGGGCGCGGCTGGTGAGCGGCGGAACCGCCCGCAGGGTGCTGCAGCTGGGCGGCGGCCTGCACCACGCCCAGTTCGACCGCGCCTCGGGGTTCTGCGTCTACAACGACCTCGCCGTGGCGATCCACCACTTCCTGGAGGCGGGGATGCGCGTCCTCTACGTCGACGTGGACGTCCACCACGGCGACGGGGTGCAGTGGATCTTCTACAAGGATCCGCGGGTGCTCACGCTTTCGCTGCACGAGTCGGGCCGCTACCTGTTCCCGGGCACGGGCGGCGTCTTCGAGCTGGGTCAGGGCGGCGGCACCGGATACAGCTGGAACCTGCCGCTCGAGCCCTACACCGGCGACGCCTGCTACCTCGAGGCCTTCGAGCGGGTCTTCGAAAAGGCGCTGGCCTGGTTCCTGCCCGACGTGATCCTGGTCCAGGCCGGGGCCGATGCCCACTTCCTCGATCCGCTGGCCGACCTGATGCTCACCACCCAGGCTTACGAGCGGATCTTCAACCGCGTCCTCGAAGGCGCGGAGCAGTACACCGAGGGCCGGGTGCTCTTCACGCTCGGCGGGGGGTACTCCTTCGACGCCGCGGTGCGGGTCTGGGCGCTGCTCTACTTCCTGCTCAAGGGGCAGCGGCTCCCCGAACGCCTGCCCGAGGGCTGGCGGGAGCGCTGGGGCGAGCGGCTGGGGCAGACGCTCAGCGCCGAGCTGCACGACGCCCACGGGCCGCCGCTGGTGCCGCGGCGTCCCGAGATCGAGCGCTACAACCGCAGCAACGTCGACCGCCTGCTCGACGTGGTCAGCAAGTACCTTACGCCGGATTGA
- a CDS encoding ubiquitin-like small modifier protein 1, giving the protein MRVNLYATFRDVAGVKHLELDGATVGEVLERLLAQHPEMQGELFDAPGVLSERVSVFVNGRDVRYLQGLATPVGPEDVLDLFPPVAGGALGFAGPDRDGVWRAELGGLSPWLLATYLRRWGAVEERGRWRCDGAWVRFRSLPPRVVGGLCTGRLEVEVGGAEARRWAERISASAMRGGG; this is encoded by the coding sequence GTGCGGGTTAACCTCTACGCCACCTTTCGCGACGTGGCCGGGGTGAAGCACCTGGAGTTGGACGGGGCCACCGTCGGCGAGGTGCTCGAGCGCCTGCTCGCACAGCACCCCGAGATGCAAGGCGAACTCTTCGATGCCCCGGGCGTGCTCTCGGAGCGGGTCTCGGTCTTCGTCAACGGCCGCGACGTGCGCTACCTCCAGGGCCTGGCCACGCCGGTGGGGCCGGAGGACGTGCTCGACCTCTTCCCGCCCGTCGCCGGCGGGGCGCTGGGGTTCGCGGGGCCCGACCGCGACGGCGTCTGGCGCGCCGAGCTGGGCGGGCTTTCGCCCTGGCTGCTGGCCACCTACCTGCGCCGTTGGGGAGCGGTCGAGGAACGCGGGCGCTGGCGCTGCGACGGCGCCTGGGTGCGTTTCCGCAGCCTGCCGCCGCGGGTGGTGGGCGGGCTCTGCACCGGCCGGCTCGAGGTCGAGGTCGGCGGCGCGGAGGCGCGCCGCTGGGCGGAGCGCATCAGCGCCAGCGCGATGCGCGGCGGGGGCTAG
- a CDS encoding CBS and ACT domain-containing protein has translation MLVRDVMHSPVITISTGATLEEANALMWEQGIRHLPVVEGGRIVGILTDRDVRLATSELSPMPFTPQARVEEVMNTPVLTADPLDPVEEAARVMRDRKIGCLPVVDGRELVGIITGIDLLDALVALTGARLPSGRVEVRLPDRPGKLAKLAAFFAERGVNIHSLLTYPDEPGWVRNVLRVGSLETRKLADELRAAGFEVLWPPEKPWSR, from the coding sequence ATGCTCGTACGCGATGTGATGCACTCCCCGGTGATCACGATCTCCACCGGGGCCACGCTCGAAGAGGCCAACGCCCTGATGTGGGAGCAGGGCATCCGGCACCTGCCCGTCGTCGAGGGCGGGCGGATCGTCGGCATCCTAACCGACCGCGACGTGCGGCTCGCGACCAGCGAGCTCTCGCCCATGCCCTTCACCCCCCAGGCGCGGGTCGAGGAGGTGATGAACACCCCGGTGCTCACCGCCGACCCGCTCGACCCCGTCGAGGAGGCGGCGCGGGTGATGCGCGACCGCAAGATCGGCTGCCTGCCGGTCGTGGACGGCCGCGAGCTGGTCGGCATCATCACCGGCATCGACCTGCTCGACGCGCTGGTGGCCCTTACCGGGGCGCGGCTGCCCAGCGGCCGCGTCGAGGTGCGCCTGCCCGACCGGCCCGGCAAGCTGGCCAAGCTGGCCGCCTTCTTCGCCGAGCGGGGCGTCAACATCCACTCGTTGCTCACCTACCCCGACGAGCCGGGCTGGGTGCGCAACGTGTTGCGCGTGGGAAGCCTGGAAACCCGCAAGCTCGCCGACGAACTGCGGGCCGCGGGGTTCGAGGTGCTCTGGCCGCCCGAAAAGCCATGGTCCCGGTAG
- a CDS encoding DUF4388 domain-containing protein, translating into MEGNLSTMPLVDLLELLHSGRKSGVLRIEGRPPLVLRLQAGEVVGGGILDWEGLEAIAAFDLHTPEGAFHFEPGLQSGKVIRPMQALLGEWARLNDECRRFLQAIDSPSRVYESLDATPPFDVFVGGRSVRGAAKAWGVPLIIAMERVWTGLRSGDLTPLGRYAWYGLRIRHPQARRKPPEDGDLSQLMDGRVNLGELVAAGVEPNRLRRYLIEGIAAGDLLFPGRGWLLRDLTWELEHTPAPPS; encoded by the coding sequence GTGGAAGGCAACCTGAGCACCATGCCGCTGGTGGACCTGCTCGAGCTGCTGCACTCGGGCCGCAAGTCCGGCGTGCTGCGGATCGAGGGCCGGCCCCCGCTGGTGCTGCGCCTGCAGGCCGGCGAGGTGGTGGGCGGCGGCATCCTCGACTGGGAGGGCCTCGAGGCCATCGCCGCCTTCGACCTGCACACCCCCGAAGGCGCGTTCCACTTCGAACCGGGGCTGCAGTCGGGCAAGGTGATCCGCCCCATGCAGGCGCTGCTGGGCGAGTGGGCGCGCCTGAACGACGAGTGCCGCCGCTTCCTGCAGGCGATCGACTCCCCTTCACGGGTCTACGAGAGCCTGGACGCCACACCCCCCTTCGACGTCTTCGTGGGCGGGCGCAGCGTCCGCGGCGCCGCCAAGGCCTGGGGCGTCCCCCTGATCATCGCCATGGAGCGCGTCTGGACGGGGCTGCGCAGCGGCGACCTCACCCCGCTCGGGCGCTACGCCTGGTACGGCCTGCGCATCCGCCACCCCCAGGCTCGCCGCAAACCGCCCGAGGACGGCGACCTGAGCCAGCTCATGGACGGCCGCGTCAACCTGGGCGAGCTGGTCGCCGCGGGGGTGGAGCCGAACCGGCTGCGGCGCTACCTGATCGAGGGCATCGCCGCCGGCGACCTGCTCTTCCCCGGCCGCGGCTGGCTGTTGCGCGACCTGACCTGGGAACTCGAGCACACCCCGGCCCCGCCTTCGTGA
- the argR gene encoding arginine repressor, whose product MPNKEKRHKKIQEIVSKEEISTQAELVARLQKEGFNVTQATVSRDINELRLVRIPLGKGKHKYALAPIQLEEDVAREIEGRFREFVKDIDRGENVLVIRTEDGHATGIALLIDKLHRDDIVGTLAGEDTILVVARTSDDAEKLVDDFAAFLA is encoded by the coding sequence ATGCCCAATAAGGAGAAACGGCACAAGAAGATCCAAGAAATCGTATCCAAGGAGGAGATCTCCACCCAGGCCGAACTGGTCGCGCGGCTGCAGAAGGAAGGCTTCAACGTGACCCAGGCCACGGTCTCGCGCGACATCAACGAGCTTCGGCTCGTGCGCATCCCCCTGGGGAAGGGCAAGCACAAGTACGCGCTGGCCCCGATCCAGCTCGAGGAGGACGTGGCCCGCGAGATCGAGGGCCGCTTCCGCGAGTTCGTGAAGGACATCGACCGCGGCGAGAACGTGCTCGTGATCCGCACCGAAGACGGCCACGCCACCGGCATCGCGCTCCTGATCGACAAGCTGCACCGTGACGACATCGTGGGCACCCTCGCGGGCGAGGACACCATCCTGGTCGTCGCGCGCACCTCGGACGACGCCGAAAAGCTCGTGGACGACTTCGCGGCCTTCCTCGCGTGA